One genomic segment of Naumovozyma castellii chromosome 9, complete genome includes these proteins:
- the RPL39 gene encoding 60S ribosomal protein eL39 (ancestral locus Anc_1.148), translating into MAAKKSFKTKQRLAKAQKQNRPLPQWIRLRTDNKIRYNAKRRNWRRTKLGI; encoded by the exons ATGGCT GCCAAGAAATCCTTCAAAACTAAACAAAGACTAGCTAAGGCTCAAAAGCAAAACAGACCATTACCTCAATGGATCAGATTAAGAACTGATAACAAGATCCGTTATAATGCTAAGAGAAGAAACTGGAGAAGAACGAAGTTGGGTATCTAA
- the RPS22A gene encoding 40S ribosomal protein uS8 (ancestral locus Anc_1.147), with protein MTRTSVLADALNSINNAEKTGKRQVLIRPSSKVIIKFLQVMQKHGYIGEFEYIDDHRSGKIVVQLNGRLNKCGVISPRFNVKIGDIEKWTENLLPARQFGYVILTTSAGIMDHEEARRKHVSGKILGFVY; from the coding sequence ATGACCAGAACTTCCGTCCTAGCTGATGCTTTGAACTCCATCAACAACGCTGAAAAGACCGGTAAGCGTCAAGTCTTGATTAGACCATCTTCCAAGGTCATCATCAAGTTCTTGCAAGTTATGCAAAAGCACGGTTACATTGGTGAATTCGAATACATCGATGACCACAGATCCGGTAAGATCGTCGTCCAATTGAACGGTAGATTGAACAAGTGTGGTGTTATCTCCCCAAGATTCAACGTTAAGATTGGTGACATTGAAAAGTGGACTGAAAACTTATTGCCAGCCAGACAATTCGGTTACGTTATCTTGACCACCTCTGCTGGTATTATGGACCACGAAGAAGCCAGAAGAAAGCACGTTTCTGGTAAGATCTTAGGTTTCGTCTACTAA